Proteins from a genomic interval of Nocardia sp. BMG51109:
- a CDS encoding peroxiredoxin: MALLTIGDQFPAYNLTAVIGGDLSKVNAQQPDDYFTQVSSDDYAGKWRIVFFWPKDFTFVCPTEIAAFGKLNDEFADRDAQVLGASVDNEFVHFQWRAQHEDLKTLPFPMLSDLKRELVAATGVLNADGVADRATFIVDPNNEIQFVSVTAGSVGRNVDEVLRVLDALQSDELCACNWKKGDPTIDAGELLAASV; this comes from the coding sequence ATGGCCCTGCTGACCATCGGCGACCAGTTCCCCGCCTACAACCTGACCGCGGTGATCGGTGGCGATCTGTCCAAGGTGAACGCTCAGCAGCCCGACGATTACTTCACCCAGGTCTCCAGCGACGATTACGCGGGCAAGTGGCGCATCGTGTTCTTCTGGCCGAAGGACTTCACCTTCGTGTGCCCGACCGAGATCGCCGCGTTCGGCAAGCTGAACGACGAGTTCGCCGACCGCGACGCCCAGGTGCTCGGCGCCTCGGTCGACAACGAGTTCGTGCACTTCCAGTGGCGGGCCCAGCACGAGGACCTGAAGACCCTGCCGTTCCCGATGCTGTCGGACCTCAAGCGCGAGCTGGTCGCCGCCACCGGCGTGCTGAACGCCGACGGCGTCGCCGACCGCGCCACCTTCATCGTCGACCCGAACAACGAGATCCAGTTCGTGTCGGTCACCGCCGGTTCCGTGGGCCGCAACGTCGACGAGGTGCTGCGCGTGCTGGACGCGCTGCAGTCCGACGAGTTGTGCGCCTGCAACTGGAAGAAGGGTGACCCGACCATCGACGCCGGCGAGCTGCTGGCCGCGAGCGTCTGA
- a CDS encoding hydrogen peroxide-inducible genes activator yields MTDQTYQPTLSQLRAFVAIAEYRHFGTAAARLSVSQPTLSQALASLENGLRLQLIERSTRRVLVTSAGKKLLPQAMATLEAADRFVASASGGGLGGTLRLGLIPTVAPYVLPTLLPELRRRLPTLVPHVIEDQTARLLDGLRTGMLDVALMALPSEAAGLVEIPLYTEEFVLVTPHGHELSGRRDVAPSALEDLPLLLLDEGHCLRDQTLELCRSQDVRPSPVGDTRAASLSTVVQCVAGGLGVSLIPEMAVAAETARGTLDIARFAQPAPGRALGLVFRASTARSEDYEQLAEIIRSRRPL; encoded by the coding sequence GTGACTGATCAGACTTATCAGCCCACCCTGTCACAGCTGCGTGCGTTCGTGGCGATCGCGGAGTATCGCCATTTCGGCACCGCGGCCGCCCGGCTGTCTGTGAGCCAACCCACGTTATCGCAGGCGTTGGCATCACTGGAAAACGGCCTGAGACTGCAGCTGATCGAGCGCAGCACGCGCCGGGTCCTGGTGACCTCGGCGGGGAAAAAGCTACTGCCGCAAGCGATGGCGACGCTCGAGGCGGCCGACCGGTTCGTGGCGTCGGCCTCCGGCGGCGGGCTCGGCGGCACGCTGCGGCTCGGCCTGATCCCCACGGTCGCCCCGTATGTGCTGCCCACCCTGCTGCCGGAACTGCGCCGGCGGTTGCCCACGCTGGTGCCGCACGTGATCGAGGATCAGACCGCCCGCCTGCTGGACGGGCTGCGCACCGGCATGCTGGACGTCGCGCTGATGGCGCTGCCCAGCGAGGCCGCCGGGCTCGTCGAGATACCGCTCTACACCGAGGAATTCGTGCTGGTCACACCGCACGGACACGAACTGTCGGGGCGGCGCGACGTGGCCCCGTCGGCGCTGGAGGATCTGCCCCTGCTGCTGCTCGACGAGGGGCACTGCCTGCGCGACCAGACCCTGGAGCTGTGCCGGTCGCAGGACGTGCGGCCGAGCCCGGTCGGCGACACCCGTGCGGCCTCGCTGTCCACCGTGGTGCAGTGCGTGGCCGGTGGGCTGGGCGTGAGCCTCATCCCCGAGATGGCGGTGGCGGCCGAAACCGCGCGCGGGACATTGGATATCGCGCGCTTCGCCCAGCCGGCGCCGGGGCGCGCGCTGGGGCTGGTGTTCCGCGCGTCGACCGCGCGCAGCGAGGACTACGAGCAACTGGCGGAGATCATTCGCAGCCGCCGCCCGTTGTGA
- a CDS encoding gamma-glutamylcyclotransferase family protein yields MSAGPVPAAGRFERLESVGERLFVYGTLQFAPVLEELLGRTPDSDFAVARGRRVAALPGRLYPGLVAQPGRMAAGLILNGLTRAEWEVIDAFEDDEYELHRIPLIGRDEPVPAYVWTAEVARNDWNAEVFATDHLDRYVARFARRPGDRGADR; encoded by the coding sequence GTGAGCGCCGGGCCGGTTCCGGCGGCGGGGCGGTTCGAGCGCCTCGAGAGCGTCGGCGAGCGCCTGTTCGTGTACGGCACTCTGCAATTCGCGCCGGTTCTGGAGGAATTGCTCGGCCGCACACCGGATTCCGACTTCGCCGTGGCCCGCGGCCGGCGGGTGGCGGCACTGCCGGGGCGGCTGTATCCGGGGCTGGTGGCGCAGCCCGGCCGGATGGCCGCCGGCCTGATCCTGAACGGGCTGACCCGGGCCGAGTGGGAAGTGATCGACGCCTTCGAGGACGACGAATACGAACTGCACCGGATCCCGCTGATCGGCCGGGACGAACCGGTCCCCGCCTATGTCTGGACCGCCGAGGTCGCCCGGAACGACTGGAACGCAGAGGTGTTCGCCACCGATCACCTGGACCGCTATGTGGCGCGATTCGCCCGCCGGCCGGGCGATCGGGGCGCCGACCGATGA
- a CDS encoding Pr6Pr family membrane protein, whose product MVAAGAPPWVRALRIGFGVLGVVALVWIPVRDLGASTFSLGNYLSYFTIESNILGVVVLLVGGLCDPRNLGWQLVRGAGALYLLITGLVYAVLLSGADVMLRDRWIDDILHRVLPIVLVADWLLIPARLAVRAGLVAGWLGYPAAYGVYSLVRGELVDWYPYPFLDPRVQGYPSVLIGFIVLAAVFTLLAVALAGAGMLFAGRGPAGPAGTSARTDGYGRPGHR is encoded by the coding sequence ATGGTCGCCGCAGGTGCGCCGCCGTGGGTCCGGGCCCTGCGGATCGGGTTCGGGGTGCTGGGAGTCGTTGCGCTGGTCTGGATTCCGGTGCGCGACCTCGGTGCGAGCACATTCTCACTGGGTAACTACCTGAGCTATTTCACGATCGAGTCGAATATTCTCGGTGTCGTGGTGCTGCTGGTCGGCGGCCTGTGCGATCCCCGGAACCTGGGCTGGCAGCTGGTCCGTGGCGCGGGCGCGCTGTACTTGTTGATCACGGGCCTGGTGTACGCCGTCCTGCTGTCCGGCGCCGATGTCATGCTGCGCGACCGATGGATCGACGACATCCTGCACCGGGTGCTGCCGATCGTGCTGGTGGCCGACTGGCTGCTGATACCGGCCCGGTTGGCCGTGCGCGCCGGGCTCGTCGCCGGCTGGCTGGGCTATCCGGCGGCGTACGGGGTGTACAGCCTTGTCCGCGGTGAGCTCGTCGACTGGTACCCCTACCCGTTCCTGGATCCGCGTGTGCAGGGGTACCCCTCGGTGCTGATCGGGTTCATCGTGCTGGCGGCGGTGTTCACGCTGCTGGCGGTGGCCTTGGCCGGGGCGGGCATGTTGTTTGCCGGGCGGGGACCGGCGGGGCCGGCCGGGACGTCCGCCCGCACCGATGGGTACGGCCGTCCAGGTCACCGGTAG
- a CDS encoding MBL fold metallo-hydrolase, with protein MRIHHLNCGSMGMGTVDHCLLIETRTGLVLVDTGFGLDSVRDPGRLVGPVRHLLGAKFAEHETAVRQIQGLGYNPADVRHIVLTHLDLDHAGGLADFPEATVHVHGPEFRAATAGRTTVERMRYRAAQWAHGPRWMVNELDGGEEWFGFRAVRDLPGLPPEIVVVPLAGHTRGHVGVAVDTGSGWLLHAGDAFYLDSEIFPARPHTPLFWQLYELNAVVQGAYRENRRRLVELNRAHGQEITIFCAHDPNAFERLSASTVRPAG; from the coding sequence GTGCGGATTCATCATCTCAACTGCGGCAGCATGGGAATGGGTACGGTCGATCACTGCCTGCTCATCGAGACCAGGACCGGTTTGGTGCTGGTGGACACCGGGTTCGGGCTCGACAGCGTCCGCGACCCGGGGCGTCTGGTGGGTCCGGTCCGGCACCTGCTGGGCGCGAAGTTCGCCGAGCACGAGACCGCGGTCCGGCAGATCCAGGGGCTCGGTTACAACCCGGCCGACGTGCGGCACATCGTGCTCACCCACCTGGACCTCGACCACGCCGGCGGGCTGGCCGACTTCCCGGAGGCGACGGTGCATGTGCACGGGCCGGAGTTCCGCGCCGCGACCGCGGGCCGCACGACGGTGGAGCGGATGCGGTACCGGGCGGCGCAGTGGGCGCACGGCCCGCGGTGGATGGTGAACGAATTGGACGGCGGCGAGGAATGGTTCGGGTTCCGCGCGGTGCGCGATCTGCCGGGTCTGCCGCCGGAGATCGTGGTGGTCCCGCTCGCCGGGCACACCCGCGGGCACGTCGGGGTCGCGGTGGATACCGGCAGCGGCTGGCTGCTGCACGCTGGCGATGCCTTCTACCTCGACAGCGAGATCTTTCCGGCCCGGCCGCACACCCCGCTGTTCTGGCAGCTGTACGAGCTGAACGCGGTCGTGCAGGGGGCTTATCGCGAGAATCGGCGCAGGCTGGTGGAACTCAACCGCGCGCACGGACAGGAGATCACCATCTTCTGCGCGCACGATCCGAATGCGTTCGAGCGGCTGTCGGCGTCGACGGTGCGGCCGGCGGGGTGA
- a CDS encoding aspartate aminotransferase family protein: MGALWHGFADMGAVERDGAFVVARGEGAYIWDQAGTRYLDATAGLWFTNVGHGRREIADAVAAQLSDLAHYSNFGDITAPVTQRLAERLADLAPVPGSRILFTSGGSDSVDTAAKLARRYWHEQGKPEKTLIVGRRLAYHGMHVAGTALGGIGVNREGYGELMPDARTVEWDEPRALRALIGEVGAERIAAFFCEPIIGAGGVYLPPEGYLAEVRRLCREHDILFVADEVVTGFGRIGGSWFASSRFGLEPDLMTTAKGLTSGYLPMGAVFVAPRVAEPFFSGGVWFRHGYTYGGHAGSAAAAMANLDILEREDLLGASKNLESLLEEHLSPLAAHPRVAEVRSGLGAVAAVQMADPAEGPAMVKALRAQGVSGRAAGQGALQISPSFVISEEQVAELAAAFGRALG; this comes from the coding sequence ATGGGCGCGTTGTGGCACGGTTTCGCCGACATGGGGGCCGTCGAGCGCGACGGTGCGTTCGTGGTGGCCCGCGGTGAGGGCGCCTACATCTGGGACCAGGCCGGCACCCGGTACCTGGACGCCACCGCCGGCCTGTGGTTCACCAATGTCGGCCACGGCCGCCGCGAGATCGCCGACGCGGTCGCGGCGCAGCTGTCCGACCTCGCGCACTATTCCAACTTCGGCGACATCACGGCACCGGTCACGCAGCGGCTGGCCGAGCGCCTGGCGGACCTGGCGCCGGTGCCGGGCAGCCGGATCCTGTTCACCTCCGGCGGCTCCGACTCCGTCGACACCGCCGCCAAGCTGGCCCGGCGGTACTGGCACGAGCAGGGCAAGCCGGAGAAGACGCTGATCGTCGGCCGCCGGCTGGCCTATCACGGCATGCACGTCGCGGGCACCGCGCTCGGCGGTATCGGCGTGAACCGGGAGGGCTACGGCGAGTTGATGCCCGACGCCCGGACCGTGGAGTGGGACGAGCCGCGGGCGCTGCGGGCGCTGATCGGCGAGGTGGGCGCCGAGCGCATCGCGGCGTTCTTCTGCGAGCCGATCATCGGGGCCGGCGGCGTGTACCTGCCGCCCGAGGGTTACCTGGCCGAGGTGCGCCGGCTGTGCCGCGAGCACGACATCCTGTTCGTCGCCGACGAGGTCGTCACCGGATTCGGCCGGATCGGCGGATCCTGGTTCGCCTCTTCGCGATTCGGCCTGGAGCCCGATCTGATGACCACAGCCAAGGGCCTCACCTCGGGCTACCTGCCGATGGGCGCGGTGTTCGTCGCGCCGCGGGTGGCCGAGCCGTTCTTCTCCGGCGGGGTGTGGTTCCGGCACGGCTACACCTACGGCGGGCACGCGGGTTCGGCGGCGGCCGCGATGGCCAACCTGGACATCCTCGAGCGCGAGGATCTGCTGGGCGCCAGCAAGAATCTGGAGTCGCTGCTGGAGGAACACCTCTCGCCGCTGGCCGCCCATCCGCGGGTCGCGGAGGTGCGCAGCGGTCTGGGCGCGGTCGCGGCCGTCCAGATGGCCGATCCGGCCGAGGGCCCGGCAATGGTGAAGGCGCTACGCGCGCAGGGTGTTTCGGGACGAGCCGCGGGGCAGGGCGCGTTGCAGATCTCGCCGTCCTTCGTGATCTCCGAGGAGCAGGTCGCGGAGCTGGCGGCGGCGTTCGGGCGCGCGCTCGGCTGA
- a CDS encoding DUF5134 domain-containing protein: MGAVVQSEMLRWGVAAAFVVTAVLVGTRFVTAVPDCAEGRAGAPPAVADRESEAAHLLMCLVMLAMLVLPSTVSAAVHGVLTAMVVVYSVLLVGRIAQRRAAVPPVSGGRVGALAYHVVAAAAMLWAMSGHTHGGRHDAPALPVSLLAALFAADALLMLTPGAKNLLRHALPHAPGRAAMAPHIVMDLGTAYMLVAAVVG, translated from the coding sequence GTGGGCGCTGTGGTGCAGAGCGAGATGCTGCGCTGGGGTGTGGCCGCCGCGTTCGTGGTGACGGCCGTGCTCGTGGGGACACGGTTCGTGACCGCGGTCCCGGACTGTGCGGAGGGGAGAGCGGGTGCCCCGCCGGCGGTGGCCGATCGCGAATCGGAGGCGGCGCACCTGCTCATGTGCCTGGTGATGCTCGCGATGCTGGTGCTGCCGAGCACGGTGTCCGCTGCCGTGCACGGTGTGCTCACCGCGATGGTCGTCGTGTACTCGGTGCTGCTGGTGGGCCGGATCGCGCAGCGCCGTGCTGCCGTACCGCCGGTATCCGGCGGCCGAGTGGGCGCGCTGGCCTACCACGTGGTCGCCGCGGCGGCCATGCTGTGGGCGATGTCGGGGCATACCCACGGGGGCAGGCACGACGCACCGGCGCTTCCGGTGTCGCTACTGGCGGCCCTGTTCGCCGCCGATGCCCTGCTCATGCTGACGCCGGGGGCGAAAAACCTGCTGCGCCATGCTCTTCCGCATGCGCCCGGCCGAGCCGCCATGGCCCCGCACATCGTCATGGACCTCGGCACGGCCTACATGCTCGTCGCCGCGGTCGTCGGCTGA
- the speD gene encoding adenosylmethionine decarboxylase has translation MTAEFTGWHVLAEFGGVDAGLCDDREQLEAALRKSLVAAGVTICDVVHKKFEPMGVTVLALLSESHASIHTYPESGDIFVDVFTCGSIGAGATRAVDLLAEALSPETIHTEVIQRGHSARRIHEPVGAGLTRVWDLSDVLVDTRTPFQHMVIARTDQGVSLFSDDDRQSTEFSQLTYHEAMLVPAYALAARLDNVLIIGSGEGVASRMSVAAGASRVDHVDIDQLEVELCAKHLPYGYTEAELAEAVAGAGPIRLHYADGWDFLGKAESEGVRYDVIVIDLPDERVDDAQHNRLYEEEFLTRCRALLSDGGVLAAQAGCATMWRNETLKRSWQRFHDLFDTVVPYGSDEHEWTFLFGVAQPIADPVAVMTDRLSRLPYRAETIDERALVRGAIEPHALRLGAG, from the coding sequence ATGACGGCAGAATTCACCGGCTGGCACGTGCTGGCCGAGTTCGGTGGTGTCGACGCAGGACTGTGCGACGATCGCGAACAACTCGAAGCAGCGCTTCGAAAATCGTTGGTCGCCGCCGGCGTGACGATCTGCGATGTGGTGCACAAGAAGTTCGAGCCGATGGGTGTCACCGTGCTGGCACTGCTGTCGGAGTCGCACGCGTCGATCCACACCTACCCGGAGTCGGGTGACATCTTCGTCGACGTGTTCACCTGCGGCAGTATCGGTGCGGGCGCCACCCGGGCAGTCGATCTGCTGGCAGAAGCGTTGTCCCCCGAGACGATTCATACCGAGGTGATCCAGCGCGGGCACTCCGCGCGGCGTATCCACGAACCGGTGGGCGCGGGGCTCACCCGCGTCTGGGATCTGTCGGACGTTCTGGTCGACACCCGAACTCCGTTCCAGCACATGGTGATCGCGCGCACCGATCAGGGTGTCTCGTTGTTCTCCGACGACGATCGCCAATCGACGGAGTTCTCCCAGCTGACCTATCACGAGGCGATGCTGGTTCCGGCGTACGCGCTGGCGGCCCGGCTGGACAACGTCCTGATCATCGGCTCCGGCGAGGGTGTCGCCAGCCGGATGTCGGTGGCGGCGGGGGCATCCCGGGTCGATCACGTCGACATCGACCAGCTCGAGGTGGAGCTGTGCGCGAAGCATCTGCCCTACGGCTACACCGAGGCCGAACTGGCCGAGGCCGTGGCCGGCGCCGGGCCGATCCGGCTGCACTACGCCGACGGCTGGGACTTCCTGGGCAAGGCCGAGAGCGAGGGCGTGCGCTACGACGTCATCGTCATCGACCTGCCCGACGAGCGCGTCGACGACGCCCAGCACAACCGCCTGTACGAGGAGGAGTTCCTCACCCGATGCCGGGCGCTGCTGTCCGACGGCGGCGTGCTGGCGGCGCAGGCGGGCTGTGCGACCATGTGGCGCAACGAAACCCTGAAGCGGTCGTGGCAGCGCTTCCACGATCTGTTCGACACCGTCGTGCCTTACGGCTCCGACGAACACGAGTGGACGTTCCTGTTCGGTGTCGCGCAGCCGATCGCCGATCCGGTCGCGGTGATGACCGACCGGCTGTCGCGACTGCCCTACCGGGCCGAGACGATCGACGAGCGGGCCCTGGTCCGCGGCGCCATCGAGCCGCATGCGCTGCGGCTCGGCGCCGGTTGA
- a CDS encoding PhzF family phenazine biosynthesis protein, translating into MGGLESDGTQIEVVRVFTDATGRFGNPLGIARAGDVVDVDHQALAARAGYSETVVVEQPDEGTARMRIYTPAVELPFAGHPTVGTAWWLSEQGTPVEVLRVPAGPVAVAPVNGMTWVEARAEWAPVFAFHEFDEAGLIATLDPADFPDGQHYVWAWTDEARGAVRTRMFAPAMGVAEDEATGAAAIALTARLRRGLIITQGEGSQLFTEWNSDGWVRLGGRTVADRAVVV; encoded by the coding sequence ATGGGCGGACTCGAGAGCGACGGCACGCAGATCGAGGTGGTTCGGGTCTTCACCGATGCGACGGGCCGGTTCGGCAATCCGCTGGGCATCGCCCGCGCGGGCGACGTCGTCGATGTCGACCATCAGGCGCTGGCGGCACGGGCCGGATACAGCGAGACCGTCGTCGTCGAACAACCCGACGAGGGCACGGCACGAATGCGGATCTACACCCCGGCCGTCGAGCTGCCCTTCGCCGGTCATCCGACCGTCGGCACCGCGTGGTGGCTGTCCGAACAGGGCACGCCGGTCGAGGTGCTCCGGGTGCCGGCCGGCCCGGTCGCGGTGGCGCCGGTGAACGGCATGACCTGGGTCGAGGCCCGCGCGGAATGGGCCCCGGTGTTCGCCTTTCACGAGTTCGACGAGGCCGGGCTCATCGCGACGCTGGACCCGGCCGACTTCCCCGACGGCCAGCACTACGTCTGGGCCTGGACCGACGAGGCCCGCGGCGCGGTGCGCACCCGAATGTTCGCCCCCGCCATGGGTGTTGCCGAGGACGAGGCCACCGGCGCCGCCGCCATCGCCCTCACCGCACGGTTGCGCCGCGGGTTGATCATCACCCAGGGCGAAGGCTCCCAGCTGTTCACCGAATGGAATTCCGACGGGTGGGTGCGCCTGGGCGGCCGCACGGTCGCCGATCGAGCCGTCGTCGTCTGA
- a CDS encoding GNAT family N-acetyltransferase has product MRIVPDDLTGAEVIGLLEEHLRDMRATSPEDSMHALDLDGLRKPEVSFWSAWDGERLAGCAALQELDPAHGEIKSMRTARDHRGRGVGALLLRHLLDTARNRGYTRLSLETGAQHYFSPAHRLYERHGFRRCAPFADYTDDPNSVFMTLPL; this is encoded by the coding sequence ATGCGGATCGTGCCGGACGACCTGACCGGGGCCGAGGTGATCGGGCTGCTCGAGGAGCATCTCCGCGATATGCGGGCGACCTCCCCCGAGGACAGCATGCACGCACTGGACCTCGACGGACTGCGCAAGCCCGAGGTGTCGTTCTGGTCGGCGTGGGACGGCGAGCGACTCGCCGGGTGCGCGGCGCTGCAGGAGCTCGATCCGGCCCACGGTGAGATCAAGTCGATGCGCACCGCCCGCGACCACCGGGGGCGCGGCGTCGGCGCGCTGCTGCTGCGCCATCTCCTCGACACCGCCCGGAACCGCGGCTACACGCGGCTGAGCCTGGAAACCGGTGCGCAGCACTACTTCTCGCCCGCACACCGGCTCTACGAGCGGCACGGATTCCGGCGCTGCGCCCCGTTCGCCGACTACACCGACGACCCGAACAGCGTTTTCATGACGTTGCCACTGTGA
- a CDS encoding carboxymuconolactone decarboxylase family protein has translation MTVENLKNSLPEYAKDLKLNLSSIARSTVLNEQQLWGTLLATAAATRSATTLREIADEAADTLSAEAYNAALGAASIMGMNNVFYRGRAFLEGRYDDLRAGLRMQIIGNPGVDKADFELWSFAVSSINGCQHCLEAHEHTLREAGVSREAIFEALRVAAIVAGVGQAVQSTEALATAAV, from the coding sequence GTGACCGTCGAGAATCTGAAGAACTCCCTTCCCGAGTACGCCAAGGACCTCAAGCTCAACCTCTCGTCCATCGCGCGGTCCACCGTGCTGAACGAGCAGCAGCTGTGGGGAACCCTGCTGGCTACCGCCGCCGCCACCCGCTCGGCCACCACGCTGCGCGAGATCGCGGACGAGGCCGCCGACACGCTGTCGGCGGAGGCGTACAACGCCGCCCTCGGCGCTGCCTCGATCATGGGCATGAACAACGTGTTCTACCGGGGCCGGGCATTCCTGGAGGGCCGCTACGACGATCTGCGGGCCGGGCTGCGCATGCAGATCATCGGCAATCCGGGTGTCGACAAGGCCGACTTCGAACTGTGGTCGTTCGCGGTGTCGTCGATCAACGGCTGCCAGCACTGCCTGGAGGCGCACGAGCACACGCTGCGCGAGGCGGGCGTGTCGCGCGAGGCGATCTTCGAGGCGCTGCGGGTGGCCGCCATCGTCGCCGGTGTCGGCCAGGCGGTGCAGTCCACCGAGGCGCTGGCCACGGCCGCCGTCTGA